A window of Candidatus Purcelliella pentastirinorum contains these coding sequences:
- the rplY gene encoding 50S ribosomal protein L25 translates to MLIIKAKIRKKINKNKNKQLRNKKKIPAVIYGKNKKNININIKENIIKNIKNKNNIYKKQLIIKINDIEETVRIQSIQQHPYKENIIHIDFLYTK, encoded by the coding sequence ATGTTAATTATAAAAGCTAAAATAAGAAAAAAAATAAATAAAAACAAAAATAAACAACTAAGAAATAAAAAAAAAATACCTGCTGTTATTTATGGAAAAAATAAAAAAAATATAAATATTAATATCAAAGAAAATATAATAAAAAATATTAAAAATAAAAATAATATATACAAAAAACAATTAATTATAAAAATAAATGATATTGAAGAAACAGTTCGTATACAATCTATACAACAACACCCATATAAAGAAAACATCATACATATTGATTTTTTATACACGAAATAA
- the mutH gene encoding DNA mismatch repair endonuclease MutH has translation MHEDELIDKLKSLAGFTIKEILFNKNISLVTSLKFDKGLVGKLIECFLGLINNNYAKQDFFDIGLELKTIPVNNLGFPVEDTFVCSAKLIGNFDYSWKSSYVKNKISRVLWIPVENCRRMSILDKRIGLPIIWSPNCVEKKLLKIDWEEIMNFIILGEIEKLDSIYGNILYIKSKAKNSNCLTNAIGNDGKIIMVNPKSFYLRKSFTKQILFRNFNYKI, from the coding sequence ATGCATGAGGATGAGTTAATTGATAAATTGAAATCATTAGCTGGATTTACAATTAAAGAAATATTATTTAATAAAAATATATCCTTAGTAACTTCTTTAAAATTTGATAAAGGTTTAGTTGGTAAATTAATAGAATGTTTTTTAGGATTAATTAATAATAATTATGCTAAACAAGATTTTTTTGATATTGGTTTAGAATTAAAAACTATACCAGTAAATAATTTGGGTTTTCCTGTTGAAGATACTTTTGTTTGTTCTGCTAAATTAATTGGTAATTTTGATTATTCTTGGAAATCTAGTTATGTTAAGAATAAAATTTCTCGTGTATTGTGGATTCCCGTGGAAAATTGTAGAAGAATGTCTATTTTAGATAAGCGTATTGGTTTACCAATTATTTGGAGTCCTAATTGTGTTGAAAAAAAATTGCTTAAAATAGATTGGGAAGAAATTATGAATTTTATTATTTTAGGTGAAATAGAAAAATTAGATTCAATTTATGGGAATATCTTATATATTAAATCTAAAGCTAAGAATTCAAATTGTTTAACAAATGCTATTGGTAATGATGGTAAAATTATTATGGTTAATCCTAAAAGTTTTTATTTAAGAAAATCTTTTACAAAACAAATTTTATTTCGTAATTTTAATTATAAAATTTAA
- a CDS encoding TerC family protein, with protein sequence MVYWIFDSNALTDLGTLTILEIILSFDNIIFLSLLISKLPKNQQGSARLLGLIGGLFLRILFLISIIWIINFTNSIFFLINHHFSIYDLFLFFGGFFLLWKSLMEIYEFINSKNLKNKICFPSFGNTVLQILFLDIIFSLDSVIVAIGISNYLSIIIISIIFSVFIIFIFVDTISKFINSNSSIKMLSLVFVLFISISLILESFCFYISKKYIYFSMFFSIIVEILNILRYKRSINKINN encoded by the coding sequence ATGGTTTATTGGATTTTTGATTCTAATGCTTTAACAGATTTAGGAACATTAACTATTTTGGAAATTATTCTTAGTTTTGATAATATAATATTTTTATCTTTGTTGATTTCTAAGTTACCTAAAAATCAGCAAGGTAGTGCTAGATTATTAGGATTGATAGGTGGTTTATTTTTACGTATATTATTTTTAATTTCTATTATATGGATTATTAATTTTACAAATTCAATATTTTTTTTAATTAATCATCATTTTTCTATTTATGATTTATTTTTATTTTTTGGTGGATTTTTTTTATTATGGAAATCTTTAATGGAAATCTATGAATTTATCAATAGTAAAAATTTAAAGAATAAAATATGTTTTCCTTCTTTTGGTAATACTGTTTTACAAATTCTATTTTTAGATATTATTTTTAGTTTAGATTCTGTAATTGTAGCTATTGGTATTTCTAACTATTTATCTATTATAATAATATCTATTATTTTTTCAGTTTTTATTATTTTTATTTTTGTAGATACTATTAGTAAATTTATTAATTCTAATTCTTCTATTAAAATGTTATCTTTAGTTTTTGTTTTATTTATAAGTATTTCTTTAATATTAGAAAGTTTTTGTTTTTATATATCTAAGAAATATATTTATTTTTCTATGTTTTTTTCTATTATTGTTGAAATATTAAATATATTAAGATATAAGAGATCTATTAATAAAATTAATAATTAG
- the thyA gene encoding thymidylate synthase, with product MEQYLKLIKKILNKGSLKYDRTGVGTISIFGYKMIFNLQKGFPLITTKKCNFRSVIYELLWFLTGNTNVKKLNKKNIHIWDNWADKNGNLGPIYGKQWRKWINNNGEQIDQIKNIIKELKTNKDSRRLIVSTWNVGELKEMSLQPCHILFQLYVNKKKLSCQLYQRSCDVFLGLPFNIASYALLIHMFAQQTDLIVDKLIWIGGDTHIYLNHINQIKLQIQRNPKKLPKLEIIRKPFSIFEYKYKDFKIKNYNPYPAIYAKIAI from the coding sequence ATGGAACAATACTTAAAATTAATAAAAAAGATACTAAATAAAGGATCATTAAAATATGATCGTACCGGTGTAGGTACAATCTCAATTTTTGGATATAAAATGATATTTAATCTACAAAAAGGATTTCCTTTAATAACTACTAAAAAATGCAATTTTCGTTCTGTGATATACGAATTATTATGGTTTCTAACTGGAAATACAAATGTTAAAAAACTAAATAAAAAAAATATACATATATGGGATAATTGGGCAGATAAAAACGGTAATCTTGGACCTATATACGGCAAGCAATGGAGAAAATGGATAAACAATAATGGAGAACAAATTGATCAAATAAAAAATATAATAAAAGAATTAAAAACAAATAAAGATTCAAGAAGACTAATAGTATCAACATGGAATGTAGGTGAACTTAAAGAAATGTCTTTGCAACCTTGTCATATTTTATTTCAATTATACGTAAATAAAAAAAAATTATCTTGCCAATTGTATCAAAGATCATGTGATGTATTTCTAGGATTACCTTTTAATATTGCAAGCTATGCTTTATTAATACATATGTTTGCACAACAGACTGATTTAATAGTTGATAAATTAATATGGATAGGAGGTGATACACATATATATCTAAATCATATTAATCAAATAAAATTACAAATACAAAGAAATCCCAAAAAATTACCAAAATTAGAAATAATAAGAAAACCATTTTCGATATTTGAATATAAATATAAAGATTTCAAAATAAAAAATTATAATCCATACCCAGCAATATATGCAAAGATAGCAATCTAA
- the lgt gene encoding prolipoprotein diacylglyceryl transferase has translation MNQKYFYTDNINPIILHLGPIKIYWYGLMYYISFLFIYHIIINKNNKILFYHKINKKNLENLLYYGFINTIIGGRLGYEFIYNAKIFFKNPLILFEIWRGGMSFHGGMIGAIIYILYFSKKNNYNFFSITNLIVPLIPIGLGAGRIGNFINGELWGRVTYNIPWAVIFPNSYDEDKLFIETYPKWKTIFNTYGALPRHPSQIYEFILEGIILFIILNSIKKKNNNNISAIFLINYSLIRIIVEIFRQPDIQIGFFYNTFTLGQILSIPMLLSGIIILYKYNK, from the coding sequence ATGAATCAAAAATATTTTTATACAGATAATATAAACCCAATAATACTACATCTTGGACCAATAAAAATATATTGGTATGGTTTAATGTATTACATAAGTTTTTTATTTATCTATCACATTATTATAAATAAAAATAATAAAATATTATTTTATCATAAAATAAACAAAAAAAACTTAGAAAATTTATTATACTACGGTTTCATAAATACAATTATTGGAGGAAGATTAGGATATGAATTTATTTATAATGCAAAAATATTTTTTAAAAATCCATTAATTTTATTTGAAATATGGAGAGGAGGAATGTCATTTCATGGAGGAATGATAGGAGCAATAATTTATATTTTATATTTTAGTAAAAAAAATAATTATAATTTTTTTTCTATAACAAATTTAATAGTACCTTTAATTCCTATAGGATTAGGCGCAGGAAGAATCGGTAATTTTATTAACGGAGAACTATGGGGTAGAGTAACATATAACATACCATGGGCAGTTATATTTCCAAATTCTTATGATGAAGATAAATTATTTATTGAAACATATCCAAAATGGAAAACAATATTTAATACTTATGGAGCATTACCTAGGCATCCATCACAAATATATGAATTTATATTAGAAGGAATAATACTATTTATTATATTAAATAGTATTAAAAAAAAGAATAATAATAATATATCAGCAATATTTTTAATTAATTACAGCCTTATTAGAATAATTGTTGAAATATTTAGACAACCTGATATACAAATTGGGTTTTTCTATAATACTTTTACTCTAGGACAAATATTATCAATACCTATGTTATTATCTGGTATAATTATATTGTATAAATATAATAAATAA
- the accD gene encoding acetyl-CoA carboxylase, carboxyltransferase subunit beta has protein sequence MSWIRNILKKKNLVLSNKSSIPEGVWTKCANCEHVLYVAELQSNLRVCPYCDYHMKIRARERLKNFLDNDSFIEIGDHFSPKDILRFRDSKRYRDRLIEAKKSTGEKDALISVKGVLCGIPVISVAGEFSFMGGSMGCVVGNRFLYAVQYAIKLSCPLISFSSSGGARMQEALFSLMQMAKISAVLGKMKKSKLPYISVLTDPTMGGVSASFAMLGDIIVAEPKALIGFAGPRVIEQTLGSKLPKGFQRSEFLIDKGAIDMIIRRQDMRCKLSNLLAKIMHLPKPINL, from the coding sequence ATGAGTTGGATTAGAAATATTCTTAAGAAAAAAAATTTAGTTTTATCAAATAAATCTAGTATACCTGAAGGTGTATGGACAAAATGTGCTAATTGTGAACATGTTTTATATGTTGCTGAATTACAAAGTAATTTAAGAGTATGTCCATATTGTGATTATCATATGAAAATAAGAGCAAGAGAGAGATTAAAAAATTTTTTGGATAATGATAGTTTTATTGAAATTGGTGATCATTTTTCTCCTAAGGATATATTACGTTTTCGTGATAGTAAAAGATATAGAGATCGTTTAATAGAAGCCAAAAAAAGTACTGGTGAAAAAGATGCTTTAATATCTGTTAAAGGTGTGCTTTGTGGTATTCCTGTTATATCTGTTGCTGGTGAATTTTCTTTTATGGGTGGTTCAATGGGATGTGTTGTTGGTAATCGTTTTCTTTATGCTGTACAGTATGCTATAAAATTATCTTGTCCCTTAATTTCTTTTTCTTCTAGCGGTGGAGCTAGAATGCAGGAAGCATTATTTTCTTTAATGCAAATGGCAAAGATTAGTGCTGTTTTAGGAAAGATGAAGAAAAGTAAACTTCCATATATTTCTGTTCTTACTGATCCTACTATGGGTGGGGTGTCTGCTAGTTTTGCTATGCTGGGTGATATTATTGTTGCGGAACCTAAAGCTTTAATTGGTTTTGCTGGGCCTAGGGTTATTGAGCAAACTTTAGGTAGTAAATTACCCAAGGGTTTTCAGCGTAGTGAATTTTTGATAGATAAGGGTGCCATAGATATGATTATTCGTCGTCAAGATATGAGATGTAAATTATCTAATTTATTAGCTAAAATTATGCATTTACCTAAGCCTATAAATTTATAG
- a CDS encoding CvpA family protein, whose amino-acid sequence MNLIDYFIFVIILLSAFFSLMKGFTNEILSIFTYILAFFIVKMYYKFIGSLFIGIKEEFFRNIISILLISIFIFICGSLFNYFIYFIIKKIHLVKIDKKLGLIFGIIKGILIVTVGIYFINTFTELFKYSLWKNSKIIPFFKCIIKWFSNYLHYISFFKKIIFGYFIYDMLFLVFFL is encoded by the coding sequence ATGAATTTAATTGATTATTTTATATTTGTTATAATTTTATTATCTGCTTTTTTTAGTTTAATGAAAGGTTTTACAAATGAAATATTATCAATTTTTACTTATATTTTAGCTTTTTTTATTGTAAAGATGTATTATAAATTTATTGGTTCTTTGTTTATTGGTATAAAAGAAGAATTTTTTAGAAATATTATTTCAATTTTATTAATTTCAATTTTTATATTTATTTGTGGTTCTTTATTCAATTATTTTATATATTTTATTATAAAAAAAATTCATTTAGTAAAAATTGATAAAAAATTAGGTCTTATTTTTGGTATAATAAAGGGTATTTTAATTGTTACTGTAGGTATATATTTTATTAATACGTTTACTGAATTATTTAAATATTCATTATGGAAAAATTCTAAAATTATTCCTTTTTTTAAATGTATTATAAAATGGTTTTCTAATTATTTACATTATATTTCTTTTTTTAAAAAAATTATATTTGGTTATTTTATTTATGATATGTTATTTCTTGTGTTTTTTTTATAG